The Echinicola rosea genome has a segment encoding these proteins:
- a CDS encoding SGNH/GDSL hydrolase family protein, protein MKKIVILTLAAVLVAGTAMSQTIEPFSKGDKVAFVGNSITEAGYYETYIWLYYMTHFPDRRVEIRNVGIGGDVSGQIHDRLESDALALDPDAVVITFGMNDTGYFEYNGDNPGEFADERVEKSYQDFQKIVGQLKAAPKLRKIIMSSSPYDETMENENNHFSGKSKAMERIVAFQKEEAAKQDWDFVDLYYPMQAINLKGQKEDPAFTITGPDRIHPGNGGHLVMAHLFLKAQGLEAPVAEINLDHKSSSVIKEENATISNLKVDGEGLSFDYLARSLPYPVDTVSKMWGNEQKQSLALEVVPFMETFNREIFQVRNLSADQNYEVLIDGESIGKWKGAAFAKGINLAEIKTTPQYKQAWTVMNLANTIRNIDNKIREYHWVQYNVFKDLDMLFEDDQHAVEAARKISKENGFARSKMETYEAMRFEEIRKTYEEQLETVADVIYKVNRPIKRKVEIRPVQNN, encoded by the coding sequence ATGAAAAAAATAGTTATCTTAACGTTAGCGGCTGTTTTGGTCGCCGGGACCGCCATGTCCCAGACCATTGAACCTTTTTCAAAAGGGGATAAGGTGGCCTTTGTGGGAAACAGCATTACTGAAGCAGGGTATTATGAAACTTATATCTGGCTGTATTATATGACACATTTTCCTGATCGACGGGTTGAGATCAGGAATGTAGGGATTGGTGGAGATGTGTCTGGTCAGATCCATGATCGCCTGGAGTCGGATGCCTTGGCATTGGATCCAGATGCCGTCGTGATCACCTTTGGGATGAATGATACCGGGTATTTTGAATACAATGGGGATAACCCAGGTGAATTCGCAGATGAGCGGGTGGAGAAATCCTATCAGGATTTTCAAAAAATCGTCGGCCAGCTAAAAGCAGCACCCAAGTTGAGGAAAATCATCATGAGTTCTTCTCCCTATGATGAAACCATGGAGAATGAAAACAACCATTTTTCCGGAAAAAGCAAGGCCATGGAACGGATTGTGGCTTTTCAGAAAGAAGAAGCAGCAAAGCAGGATTGGGATTTTGTGGATTTGTACTACCCAATGCAGGCAATTAACCTGAAAGGGCAAAAAGAAGACCCTGCATTTACCATAACCGGTCCGGATAGAATCCATCCAGGTAACGGAGGACATTTGGTCATGGCCCATCTTTTTTTGAAGGCACAGGGGTTGGAAGCCCCAGTGGCCGAAATTAACCTCGATCACAAGAGCAGCTCAGTTATCAAAGAAGAAAATGCGACGATTTCCAACCTTAAAGTAGATGGGGAAGGCCTCAGTTTTGACTACCTGGCCAGGTCGCTGCCATATCCGGTAGATACCGTTTCCAAGATGTGGGGAAACGAGCAGAAGCAATCCTTGGCATTAGAGGTAGTGCCCTTTATGGAAACCTTTAACCGCGAAATTTTTCAGGTCCGAAACCTGTCCGCTGATCAAAATTATGAGGTGCTCATTGACGGAGAGTCGATTGGAAAATGGAAGGGGGCAGCTTTTGCGAAAGGGATCAACTTGGCAGAAATCAAAACCACACCCCAATACAAACAGGCATGGACCGTGATGAATTTAGCCAATACCATCCGGAATATCGATAACAAAATCCGGGAATATCATTGGGTGCAATATAACGTATTCAAGGACCTGGATATGTTGTTTGAGGATGATCAACATGCGGTAGAGGCGGCCAGGAAGATTTCCAAAGAAAATGGTTTTGCCCGCAGCAAAATGGAGACTTATGAAGCCATGCGCTTTGAAGAAATCCGGAAAACCTATGAAGAACAACTGGAAACCGTGGCGGACGTGATCTACAAGGTGAATCGGCCTATTAAAAGGAAGGTTGAAATCCGTCCTGTCCAAAATAATTAA
- a CDS encoding GH92 family glycosyl hydrolase gives MTLRIKLMGMAMLVLSIPTFAQMSLQKTEALEPVQYVNPFIGASTSTDAAGVYHGLGKTFPGATTPYGLVQVSPNTITGGDNGSGYSYEHTSIEGFAFTQMSGVGWYGDLGNFLVMPTTGDLQTAAGPMDRPQDGYRSACVKSSEHAEAGYYKVDLTESNIKAEMTAAPHSGMLKFTFPEKKQSRIQIDLARRVGGTSTLQRLEVVDDHTIRGWMKCPPEGGGWGNGEGSSDYTVYFHAQFSKPFKEYGVWKADIPSDWSRKREAIESERYQQRIAEAVVERKVKEAQGKHMGFFAEYETTEDETILVKTGISFVSMEGAKNNLEAEINDWDFEKAKDKAKALWNTALSKVAIRGGTEEQKTVFYTALYHSMIDPRMYEDVNGNYMGADGQAHRSSDFTKRTIFSGWDVFRSQFPLQTIINPVLVNDMINSLVTMAEQSGKEYLERWELLNAYSGCMIGNPAVSVISDAYRKGIRDFDTERALRYMVNSGERFGNGKRGYTPGGLSISHTLEYAYTEWCTAVMAEDMGEKRIAKTFFDRSKSYQNIFDDSVAWFRPRKEDGSFEAWPAEGRLLEWYGSIESNAYQQGWFVPHDIEGMINLMGGEAAVREDLTNFFEKAPENLMWNEYYNHANEPVHHVPFLFNYLGAPWLTQKWTRLICERGYKNSVEGLVGNEDVGQMSAWYVLASAGLYQVCPGDTRVDITSPVFDQISFQLDPTYAKGRTFTVTAINNSPDNKYIQKIKLNGKQLKHPFIDFSDIQAGGELELVMGAAPNYNLK, from the coding sequence ATGACCTTGAGAATAAAGCTAATGGGCATGGCCATGCTAGTGCTCAGCATTCCGACATTTGCCCAAATGAGTTTGCAAAAAACCGAAGCGCTTGAGCCAGTGCAATATGTAAACCCTTTTATTGGGGCCAGTACCAGTACTGATGCTGCCGGGGTCTATCATGGGCTTGGAAAAACCTTTCCCGGGGCGACTACACCATATGGCTTGGTACAGGTAAGTCCCAATACCATTACAGGTGGGGACAATGGTTCGGGCTACAGTTATGAGCATACTTCGATTGAAGGATTTGCCTTTACACAGATGAGCGGGGTAGGCTGGTATGGTGACCTTGGGAATTTTTTGGTGATGCCCACTACAGGTGATTTACAGACCGCAGCAGGCCCGATGGACCGGCCGCAGGATGGATATCGTTCTGCCTGTGTCAAGTCCAGTGAGCATGCGGAAGCGGGATATTACAAGGTTGATTTGACCGAAAGCAATATAAAGGCCGAGATGACGGCTGCCCCCCATAGCGGGATGTTGAAATTTACCTTTCCGGAAAAAAAACAGTCCCGTATCCAGATTGATTTGGCCAGAAGGGTCGGCGGCACTTCTACCTTACAACGGTTGGAGGTAGTGGATGATCATACCATCCGTGGATGGATGAAATGTCCGCCAGAAGGCGGGGGATGGGGAAATGGTGAGGGGAGCTCCGATTATACCGTGTATTTCCATGCCCAGTTCAGCAAGCCATTTAAGGAGTATGGGGTTTGGAAAGCGGATATTCCATCGGACTGGAGCAGGAAAAGGGAAGCGATAGAAAGTGAGCGTTACCAGCAACGAATAGCTGAAGCTGTTGTAGAAAGAAAGGTGAAAGAAGCCCAGGGAAAACATATGGGGTTCTTTGCAGAATATGAAACAACGGAAGATGAAACTATCCTGGTGAAAACGGGAATTTCCTTTGTGAGTATGGAAGGGGCCAAAAACAACCTTGAAGCAGAAATCAATGACTGGGATTTTGAAAAGGCAAAGGATAAGGCAAAAGCACTTTGGAACACCGCACTTTCGAAGGTGGCCATACGTGGAGGAACTGAAGAACAGAAAACGGTATTTTATACAGCCCTTTACCATAGCATGATAGATCCGCGGATGTATGAGGATGTAAATGGAAATTATATGGGAGCTGATGGCCAGGCACATCGTTCCAGTGACTTTACCAAGCGGACCATTTTCAGTGGTTGGGACGTTTTTCGCAGCCAGTTTCCTTTGCAGACCATCATCAATCCAGTGTTGGTCAACGATATGATCAATTCATTGGTGACCATGGCCGAACAAAGTGGAAAGGAATACCTGGAACGCTGGGAGCTGCTCAATGCTTACAGCGGCTGCATGATCGGAAATCCGGCAGTGTCAGTTATTTCGGATGCCTACCGTAAAGGAATTCGGGATTTTGATACCGAAAGGGCGCTTCGGTACATGGTCAATTCTGGTGAAAGGTTTGGCAATGGGAAAAGGGGATATACCCCAGGGGGCTTAAGTATTTCCCATACCCTGGAATATGCCTATACAGAATGGTGTACTGCAGTAATGGCGGAAGATATGGGAGAGAAACGTATAGCAAAGACCTTTTTCGACAGGTCCAAAAGCTACCAGAACATCTTTGATGACTCAGTTGCCTGGTTCCGGCCAAGAAAGGAGGATGGGAGTTTTGAAGCTTGGCCCGCAGAAGGACGCTTACTGGAGTGGTATGGAAGCATTGAAAGCAATGCCTATCAGCAAGGCTGGTTTGTGCCGCACGATATCGAAGGAATGATCAACCTGATGGGGGGGGAAGCAGCAGTTAGGGAGGATTTGACCAATTTTTTTGAAAAGGCGCCTGAAAACCTGATGTGGAACGAATATTATAACCACGCCAATGAACCTGTTCATCACGTGCCTTTCCTTTTCAATTACCTGGGAGCACCTTGGTTGACCCAGAAATGGACCAGACTGATTTGTGAGCGTGGTTACAAAAACAGTGTGGAAGGCCTGGTAGGGAATGAAGATGTCGGACAAATGTCCGCTTGGTACGTGTTGGCTTCTGCCGGACTGTATCAGGTATGTCCCGGAGACACCAGGGTGGATATCACCAGTCCGGTGTTTGACCAGATCAGTTTTCAGCTGGACCCTACGTATGCCAAGGGCAGGACTTTCACGGTAACTGCCATTAATAACAGCCCAGACAACAAATACATTCAGAAAATTAAACTGAACGGCAAACAATTGAAACACCCGTTTATTGATTTTAGTGATATCCAAGCAGGAGGGGAACTGGAATTGGTCATGGGAGCAGCACCCAATTACAACCTAAAATAA
- a CDS encoding glycoside hydrolase family 38 C-terminal domain-containing protein, whose translation MKPRIIHSAVISVFTVLIVTTNVTKAQDAYFVDGYHGGVYGHYPRWQTQFMVDQLSQHPNWKINLEIEPETWDSVKVYDPKAYKAFQNAMVKPGFAERIDIVNPSYGQAYLFNISGESIIRQFDLGIRHMRKHFPEMSYTTYSSEEPCFTSALPQILKSFGFKYAVLKNPNTCWGGYTRAHGGELVNWQGPDGSFIKTVPRYESEALEPNSTWQTRAWGNGESYIQAALEQGIPHPVGMCLQDAAWKGGPWLGADKPLYQPSHYVTWTNYFENIAISEAEDVWDFSQEDVLVSLVWGSQVMQQLAQNVRVAENNITLAEKMAAYAKAYSGGTWSAEKFDEGWRNLALAQHHDCWIVPYNRVEGNKTWADKVVDWTGIANEISAEAIDGILGGKATEIEAPLSINVFNGQGTAREELIKVDAEGLKQGNWKVMDIKGQQIPSQLAYIDGRQQLLFRAKAGPLGLSSFRLEQANVPKGNETRALKMPDGKVQVDTDYYEVIINPAKGGVIESLKAKKLRGKELVDKGDDRAFNELRGYFYDLGKFLSSTESPAKVEIVVNGPLMTAVSVKGHIGKHPFEQLISFYQGERKIDFEVTIDWQGSPGIGEYSQMENYKAVDPKKAFYNDAYKLLVHFPLALDQQKVFKNAPFDVTRSELESTFFTRWDSIKNNIILNWVDVMDETENLGVALFSDHTTSYAHGKDHPLALNIQYSGRALWGMNYKIEGPTHVKYALVPHREKWDEAGIWMENARWDEPLKAQLTTTSTGDVAHQSLLELEEEGWQITTAHFAGKDLLVRLFNAEGTAGQSTVLVDGSFKRAEFVTLNGENAEVLEVSGKSPRKIRLSIPRFGVRTLKIKDYHH comes from the coding sequence ATGAAACCAAGAATAATCCATAGTGCAGTAATCAGCGTTTTTACGGTTTTAATTGTCACCACTAACGTTACCAAAGCCCAAGACGCCTATTTTGTGGACGGATACCATGGAGGGGTATACGGTCATTATCCAAGGTGGCAAACCCAGTTTATGGTCGACCAACTTTCGCAACATCCCAATTGGAAGATCAATCTAGAAATTGAACCGGAAACATGGGATTCGGTAAAAGTTTATGACCCCAAAGCTTATAAGGCTTTCCAAAATGCCATGGTAAAGCCAGGATTTGCCGAAAGAATAGATATTGTCAACCCGTCTTATGGGCAGGCTTACCTCTTTAATATTTCCGGAGAGTCCATTATAAGACAATTCGACCTTGGTATCCGCCATATGCGGAAACATTTTCCTGAAATGTCCTACACTACTTATTCTTCGGAAGAGCCCTGCTTTACGAGCGCTTTGCCACAGATTCTAAAGTCCTTTGGGTTTAAATATGCCGTGCTGAAAAATCCAAACACTTGTTGGGGCGGCTATACCCGCGCACATGGAGGGGAACTGGTCAATTGGCAAGGACCTGATGGCTCTTTTATCAAAACCGTGCCCAGGTATGAGAGCGAAGCTTTAGAGCCCAATTCCACGTGGCAGACCAGGGCATGGGGCAATGGGGAGTCCTATATACAAGCTGCTTTGGAGCAGGGTATCCCACATCCGGTAGGAATGTGCCTGCAGGATGCAGCTTGGAAGGGCGGTCCCTGGCTGGGAGCTGATAAGCCCCTTTATCAGCCCTCCCATTATGTTACTTGGACCAATTACTTTGAAAATATTGCAATATCCGAGGCTGAAGATGTTTGGGACTTTAGCCAAGAAGATGTTCTGGTCAGCCTGGTTTGGGGCTCCCAAGTGATGCAGCAGTTGGCCCAAAATGTAAGGGTGGCAGAGAACAATATTACCTTGGCGGAAAAAATGGCGGCTTATGCCAAGGCCTATTCTGGCGGAACATGGTCTGCGGAAAAGTTTGACGAGGGATGGAGAAACCTTGCCCTTGCCCAGCACCATGATTGTTGGATAGTCCCCTATAACAGGGTGGAAGGTAATAAAACATGGGCCGATAAAGTGGTGGATTGGACCGGCATTGCCAATGAGATCAGTGCGGAGGCCATAGATGGTATCCTGGGTGGGAAAGCCACTGAAATAGAAGCCCCTTTATCCATAAATGTCTTCAACGGCCAAGGGACCGCAAGGGAAGAACTGATCAAAGTGGATGCCGAAGGCTTAAAGCAAGGAAATTGGAAGGTAATGGATATAAAGGGCCAGCAAATACCAAGTCAATTGGCCTATATAGATGGACGGCAGCAATTGTTGTTTAGGGCAAAGGCGGGGCCATTGGGCTTGAGCAGTTTTCGCCTGGAACAGGCCAATGTACCAAAGGGAAATGAAACCAGGGCCCTAAAGATGCCAGATGGAAAAGTGCAGGTCGATACAGATTATTATGAAGTAATCATCAATCCGGCCAAAGGAGGAGTTATCGAGAGTTTAAAAGCAAAAAAGCTGAGAGGTAAAGAGTTGGTGGACAAGGGGGATGATAGGGCTTTCAATGAGCTGAGAGGTTATTTTTATGATTTGGGCAAGTTTCTTTCAAGCACTGAAAGCCCTGCCAAGGTGGAAATCGTAGTGAACGGGCCCTTGATGACCGCTGTTTCTGTCAAGGGGCATATAGGAAAGCATCCTTTTGAACAGTTGATAAGTTTTTATCAGGGAGAGAGAAAGATAGATTTTGAAGTGACCATAGACTGGCAGGGGAGCCCAGGAATAGGGGAATATTCCCAGATGGAAAATTATAAAGCCGTAGATCCCAAAAAAGCTTTTTACAATGATGCCTATAAGCTTTTGGTGCATTTTCCATTGGCCTTGGATCAGCAGAAGGTATTTAAAAATGCGCCATTTGATGTGACAAGAAGTGAATTGGAATCTACCTTTTTTACCCGGTGGGACAGCATAAAAAACAATATTATCCTGAACTGGGTGGATGTAATGGATGAAACGGAAAACCTTGGCGTAGCCCTGTTTTCTGATCATACGACCAGTTATGCACATGGCAAAGACCACCCTTTGGCCCTAAATATCCAATATTCAGGCAGGGCACTTTGGGGCATGAATTATAAAATCGAGGGACCTACCCATGTCAAATATGCCCTGGTGCCCCATCGGGAAAAATGGGATGAAGCAGGGATCTGGATGGAAAACGCCAGATGGGATGAGCCCCTTAAGGCCCAACTAACAACCACCTCAACAGGAGATGTGGCCCATCAATCCCTGTTGGAGCTGGAAGAAGAAGGCTGGCAAATTACCACTGCCCATTTTGCAGGAAAGGATTTGCTGGTGCGATTGTTCAACGCAGAAGGAACTGCTGGACAATCAACGGTCTTGGTGGATGGGAGCTTTAAGCGCGCAGAATTCGTAACGCTCAATGGAGAGAACGCAGAGGTCCTCGAGGTATCCGGCAAATCGCCGAGAAAGATCCGATTGTCCATACCCCGTTTTGGGGTGAGGACCTTGAAAATAAAAGATTACCATCATTAA